One Gossypium raimondii isolate GPD5lz chromosome 3, ASM2569854v1, whole genome shotgun sequence genomic window carries:
- the LOC105794677 gene encoding protein RICE SALT SENSITIVE 3 yields MEEHLSPLAVTHLLQHTLRSLCIHENYQWVYAVFWRILPRNYPPPKWDGQGAYDRSRGNRRNWILVWEDGFCNFAASAAEINSGDCHGSSVHGSSEFQHYQGLQPELFFKMSHEIYNYGEGLIGKVAADHSHKWIYKEPNEQEINFLSAWHNSADSHPRTWEAQFQAGIKTIALIAVREGVVQLGAVHKVIEDLSYVVLLRKKFSYIESIPGVLLPHPSSSAYPFKVDAYGTPEAWAHFPAGTTIAPPPPPEFYDHFNQPMKITPSMSSLEALLSKLPSVVPPQASSGYCESHPQSQFQSSQRPVEYIGMEKVAKEEIDEEYKPEQDMGESSTSFSAYRRQQQYHQHLSM; encoded by the exons ATGGAGGAACATCTCAGTCCATTAGCTGTTACTCATCTCCTTCAACACACACTAAGAAGCTTGTGCATTCATGAGAACTATCAATGGGTTTATGCAGTCTTTTGGAGGATCTTACCTAGAAACTATCCACCTCCCAA ATGGGATGGTCAAGGAGCTTATGACAGGTCAAGAGGAAACAGGAGAAACTG GATATTAGTTTGGGAAGATGGTTTCTGCAACTTTGCTGCCTCAGCAGCTGAAATAAACTCCGGAGACTGTCATGGTTCCTCAGTCCATGGCAGCAGTGAGTTTCAACATTATCAAGGACTGCAACCAGAGCTTTTCTTTAAGATGTCACATGAAATCTACAACTATGGAGAAGG TTTGATAGGAAAAGTGGCTGCAGATCACAGTCACAAGTGGATATACAAAGAACCAAATGAGCAGGAAATCAACTTCTTGTCAGCATGGCATAACTCTGCAGACTCA CATCCTAGGACATGGGAAGCACAGTTTCAGGCTGGAATAAAG ACCATCGCCTTGATTGCAGTTAGAGAAGGTGTTGTGCAACTAGGAGCTGTTCACAag GTAATTGAAGACCTGAGTTATGTAGTGCTACTGAGAAAGAAATTCAGCTACATAGAAAGCATTCCTGGAGTACTCTTGCCCCACCCATCATCTTCTGCTTACCCTTTCAAAGTAGATGCCTATGGCACACCAGAAGCATGGGCGCATTTCCCAGCAGGGACAACAATTGCACCACCGCCACCACCTGAATTCTACGACCACTTCAATCAGCCCATGAAAATAACACCTTCCATGAGCAGCCTTGAAGCCCTTCTTTCCAAGCTTCCATCAGTTGTACCACCGCAAGCTTCTTCCGGCTACTGCGAGTCTCATCCACAGTCGCAGTTCCAATCATCGCAAAGGCCAGTGGAATACATTGGGATGGAGAAAGTGGCAAAAGAAGAAATTGATGAAGAGTATAAGCCTGAACAAGATATGGGTGAAAGCAGCACCTCCTTTTCTGCATATCGTCGCCAACAACAGTATCATCAACACCTCTCAATGTAA